Proteins encoded by one window of Epinephelus moara isolate mb chromosome 18, YSFRI_EMoa_1.0, whole genome shotgun sequence:
- the si:dkeyp-72e1.6 gene encoding transmembrane protein 238-like: MEPAYRGLGRCVCCFWLAVAFDIVGLVVLLIGVFVNIFFYDLLIYAGAIVIFLSLIWWVFWYSGNIEVPPAELEDDVGLLKKDKGALGGISGAVRRLSSRVSSGIRNSFRRNGGPSSSHTDRTHRSAGGPPRAPQAEQVAVAMATLTPREDTPHTAVSSVAGCDVEMPHTTTETSPT; the protein is encoded by the coding sequence ATGGAGCCAGCGTACCGGGGTCTGGGCCGCTGTGTGTGCTGCTTCTGGCTCGCAGTAGCCTTTGACATTGTGGGACTGGTTGTGCTGCTCATCGGGGTGTTTGTGAACATATTTTTCTATGACCTGCTCATCTATGCGGGAGCCATCGTCATCTTCCTCAGCCTCATCTGGTGGGTGTTCTGGTACTCTGGGAACATCGAGGTGCCCCCGGCGGAGCTCGAGGATGATGTCGGGTTACTGAAGAAGGACAAGGGCGCTCTGGGCGGCATCAGCGGCGCGGTGAGGCGCCTCTCCAGCCGAGTGTCCAGCGGCATCAGGAACTCGTTCCGGAGGAACGGAGGACCGTCTAGCAGCCACACGGACCGTACGCACAGGTCAGCCGGAGGGCCTCCGCGGGCCCCGCAGGCGGAGCAGGtggctgttgccatggcaacgtTGACCCCACGGGAGGATACCCCACACACGGCTGTCTCTTCAGTGGCGGGCTGTGACGTAGAAATGCCGCACACAACAACAGAGACTTCACCTACATAG